ATTATATTTTTGACAAATTTCTTTGGTGACCATGGAGGAGAGGGTACACCCGAACCCATTCCGAACTCGGTAGTTAAGCTCTCCATCGCCGATGATACTGCATAACGTCATGTGGGAAAGTAGGCCGTCGCCAAAGATTGCTCACAAACGCCCCTCGCCGCTCAACAGCGCGAGGGGCGTTTGTTTTTGCGCGCTGTTCTCGTTGCGGTTGCGCGCGGTACTCGTTGCGGTTGTGCGCTGCCCGCGCACTGACCGGCTGTCCTTACCCGTAAGCCGTCTTAGAGCATTTAACACTTGAAATGCTCGCTTACGGCAGGCAAAAGCCTGCCTTCTCGCATTTCGTGGCAAGGATTTTTAAGAAAATCCTTGCAGAGCAGTTAGCTCATTTCATTCGCTAACTGCCCTAAAGTTTGCCGGCCTGGCAGATTTGTCCTTCGCCAAAGAGCGCCAGCTCGCCGGCCGCAAAGGCCTTCAGGCAGTCCGCCACGCTGGGCAGCCCCGCGTGGTGGTATACGGCCATGCCCGCGGTCTGCAGTTCGCGTAGGGGCCGCAGGCCCAGGCCGCCGGCCAGCACTGCCCCCACGCCCATATCCCGCAAAGCCTGTACCACGGCGGCGCAGTCGCCCTGTTCGTGGTGCAGCCCCGCGCGCACGCGCACTTCGCCCACCACGCCGTTGTGCACGCGCGCCAGAGTGAAGGTGGTGCAGCGCCCGAAATGGGGCTCCGGGGCGGCGGCCAGCCCGCCGGGGGCTTGAGAGGGCACGGCCGCCAGCAATCCGTCCGTCGGGGGCGTGGCTTCTTCTTCCTCAGCGCCGCCCACGGCACAGACGCCGCCTTCAATGCGCAGGGCCTGGCTGTGCACCAGCGCGCCGGCCACGCACTGCCGCGCCCGGCGCAGCAGGCGGCCAAAGGTGTGGCGCGAAACGCCCATGCGCGCGGCGGCGGCGTCCATGTTCAGACCTTCCTGATCGGCCAGGCGTAAGGCCTCCAGGCCGTCCAGGGTAAGCACGGCCTCTTCCAGTTCGGTCATGGGCACGCCGCGCGGTTTGAAATAGCGGGCTTTGGGCAGGCCGCTGACGCGGCGACAGTGACAGGGACGGGCCATAGGCAATCCAAAAGGGGCGTTTGTAGGCTCAGACGCCGAATTCCGTTGCGCCGTGGGGGCTGTCGCCCTCCAGCAGCAGGACGTGGGCATAGCGGCCGCTTTTGCGGGCCTTGTCCGCCAGCTCCCGGCCCAGGGTGCGGCAGTGGGGGCAGGCGTGGCGCGGCGCGAGCAGGCAAAGGGAGCGGGCCACCCGCTCCGAACTGGTTTCCCAGCGGCCCAGACCGGAACAGTCCGGGCAGAGCCGCCAGCTTTCCCGCTGTTGTTCGCGCAGCATATCCGTATCATAAAAAATGTGTTTGGCGCGCGTCCACCAGCCGTCTTGGGCCTGGCCTTCCGTGGGCTGCTTGGGCGGGTGGAAGTAGACGTCCCGCACCTGCTCGCAGAGCCGGGCGATGTATTCGCCCACTTCCGGGCGCTGGCGGGTGGCTTCCGGCGTCCAGCCCGGTTCGCGGATGTCGGTGGCGGGCAGGCCGGCCAGGGCCAGGCAGATGCCCAGGTTGACGTAGGGCAGGGCTCCGCGGATGGCGTACCCGCCCTCCAGTACGGCGATGTGCGGCTTGAGGGCCGCGTTGAGGGCGGCGTAGCCCTGGGCCGAGAGTTTCATGTTGGCCAGGGGGTCGGTAAAGTGGTTGTCCTGCCCGGCGGAATTGATGATCAGGTCGGGCTGGAAATCTTCCAGCATGGGCAGCACAGCGTGGGTGATGGCGTAGAGGTAGCCTTCGTCGGAGGTTTCCGGCGGCAGGGGGATGTTGATGGTGCGGCCCAGTGCGCCGGGGCCGCCGCATTCACGCGGAAAGCCAGTGCCGGGATAGAGGGTGCGGCCGTCCTGGTGTAGCGAGATGAACAGGGTGTGCGGGTCGTTCCAGAAAATGTCCTGGGAGCCGTCGCCGTGGTGCACGTCCGTATCCACAATGGCTATACGCAGGGGGCGGCCGTCGGGGCGGGGATAGTGGTCGCGGATGTATTCCACCATGACGGCTTCATTGTTGATATTGCAGAAGCCGCGGTTGCCGTGCACCACGCGCATGGCGTGGTGCCCCGGAGGCCGCACCAGGGCAAAGGCGCGGTCTTCATGGCCTTCCAGCACCAGACGCGCGGCGCGGATGGCGCCGCCCGCCGAGGCCAGGTGCGAGTCGGTGCTCACCGCGCCCACCGAGGGCAGGCAAAAATGCACGCGGGCGAGCTGCTCCCGCGTGGCAAAGTCCGGCCGGTATTCGGTAATGCCGGGAATGTCGAACAGGCCTTCTTCCAGCAGCTGGTCTCGGGTGTAGAGCAGGCGCTCTTCCCGTTCGGGATGGGTGGGCGCTATGGCCCAGTCAAAGGCCGGAAAAAACACGACCCCCAGCCGTTGCACAGCCTGCAAGGGGGCGGACGCCTGTAGCGCGGATTCAGTCATGGTCGTCCAGATCCTCAAAAATGTCGGCCCCGTAGCGGGCATCGGCCACCAGGCGCCCCATGTGCGCCAGGCCGAGCCCGTAGGCCAGATTGCTTTCCGCCAGGGCGGCGCAAAGGCGGCCATCCCCATCGTGGAGCACAAACAGCCCGCCGGGGCCGTCGGTCCTGCGGTAGACCGCGCAGTGTAACAGGTCGGGATCGCCCAGCCGGGTCGTCAGGGTATAGCCTTCGGGCGGCGCGCCATGGTCCGCAACGTGCGGGCCCCCTTCGGGCAGGGGCGCGAAGCGCACGCCCGCGCCTTCCGGTTCCAGTACATAGTATTCGTTCATAGGACACCGCCTGTGTAGATTTCGGGAGCGGCTCCCGCGTGGAGCACCCCTGTAAAGCCGGACGCGCAGCCGTTTGCAGCCAACGTAAAAGTCTTGGGAGGGGGAGCATGGGGGCAGGGCCCCTTGCTCAAAAGGCTCCCTTAGAGTGTTTAACACTTGAAATGCTCGCTTACGGCAGGCAAAAGCCTGCCTTCTCGCATTTCGTGGCAAGGATTTTCAAGAAAATCCTTGCAGAGCAATTAACTCATTTCATTCGTAAACTGCTCTAGCGCAAAGCCGCACAAGTCCGCGCTCGCGCTAGTCCAGCCCCCTGCCGCGCCTGCCCAGATGCGTTTCCAGGGCCGAACGGCACTGCAGGGCCACATCTTCGGGCGGCTGGGCCGCGTCAATAATGGCAAAGCGTTCTGGTTCCTCTTCGGCCAGGGCGCGGTAGCCCGTGCGTACGCGTTCGTGAAAGTCCAGGCTTTCGCTGTCGAAGCGTCCTTCGGAAACAACCAGCCCTTTGATCCGGTTGCGCTCACCGGCGCGGCCCAGGCCGCAGCGTACGGGCAGATCCAGCAGCAGGGTCAGGTCCGGCGCAAGGCCGCCTGTGGCCGCATCGTTAAGGCGGCGCAGATATTCCGTATCCAGACCGCGCCCGTAGCCCTGGTAGGCCAGGGTGGAATCGGTGTAGCGGTCGCAGAGCACAATTTGCCCGGCCTCCAGGGCGGGGCGGACGATTTCGGCCACGTGCTGGGCCCGGTCGGCCAGAAAAAGAAAGAGCTCCGCCCGGCTGGAAAGCCCGCGCGTGCGGCCATCCAGCAAAATGGAACGCAGACTGCGGCCCAAGTTGCAGCCCCCCGGTTCACGGGTGAGCACGGGGTCCAGCCCGTGGTCCGCCAGGTAGGCGGCCAGCGCCTCCATGACTGTGGATTTGCCGGCGCCCTCTATGCCTTCAAAAGAGATAAACATTCTTCTTTCACCACCTTCTGGGGAGCCGTCCTGGGGGGCGTCGTTTTTTTGGCGGCGGGCTGCGGCGTGTGCGCGGCCCGATAGAGGGGGCGGCTCAATGTGGCCTGCCAGGGGGTCCAGTCCTGCCCGGTTTCGCCCAGTTGGGCAAAAAGCCCCCGGCACTGGGCCATTTTGGCGTCCAGGTTGTCCGCATAGTGCAGAGCCAGGGCTTCGGGCGTCTGCGGCAGGCGCACGGCGCCGAATTCCAGCGTGCCGTGATGGCTCAGGACAAGGTGCTTGAAATGCTCCTGCAGGGCCGCGTCCAGGCCGGATTTGGCCAGCAGGGGGGAGAGCATCTCCAGCCCCAGCATAAGGTGCCCCAGAAGCCGGCCCTCGGTGGTGTAGTCGTTGGCCACGCCGCCGGAAAATTCCCGGATTTTGCCCACATCGTGAAACAGCGCGCCGGCCAGCAGGGTCTGGCGGTCCAGTTCGGGATACTGGTCGGCAATGCGGCGGCAGAGGGTGAAGACCCCCAGGGTGTGTTCCAGCAGGCCGCCCACATAGGCGTGGTGCACGCTTTTGGCTGCCGGGCAGACGCGGAAGCGGGCGCGCAGATCCGCATGGTGCAGAAAGCCCAGCGCCAGCTTGCGCCACGCCGGGTACACAAACTCCGCCTTGCAGAGGTTGGTGAGCTGGTCCAGCATGTCGTCCAGCGGATAGGGGCTGGCGGGCAGCAGGGCGGCCTGGTCCACTGCGGCGCATTCTTCAGGCGTGAGCAGGCGCAGCTGCTCCACAGAAAGCTGCACCTGGTCGCGATAAAGGCCGGCACGGCCTTCGGCCCAGACCAGCGTGCCCACGGGGATGGCGTTAAAGGCCGCGCTGAGGGGGTGCCAGATCTTGGCCTCCAGCGCGCCGCTGGCGTCGGCCAGGGTCAGCCGCCAATAGGGGCCGTTGCGGGACTGCCCCTGCACGGCCTGACTCACGGCAAACAGTCCTCGCGCCTCGCCGGGGGGGGTAATGTCTTTGACGTAGCAGCCTTTTTCCATATATCTTCCCTGAACGCGGCCGGATGTCGGCGCGCTACTGACCCAAATTTCCCTTGTTTGCGAGGTATTGTCAAATGAAGGTTCTGCTCACCAACGACGACGGCATCCGCGCGCCCGGCCTGCGCGCCCTGTACGCGGCCCTGCGCGAGGCCGGCCACACGGTGTGGGTGGTGGCGCCCATGCGCCAGCAGTCGGGCGTGGGGCACTCCCTGACCGTTTTCGAGCCCGTGCGCTCTATGGATATTGTGGAGCCGGACTTTACGGGCACGGGGATTTTCGGCACGCCCACGGACTGCGTGAAGCTGGCCTTGGGCCGTCTGCTGCCGGAACGGCCGGATATGGTCATCTCCGGCATCAATGCCGGGCCCAACGTGGGGCCGGACATTCTCTATTCCGGCACTGTGGGCGCAGCCACCGAGGCCGCCCACGAAGATCTGCCCAGTATGGCCGTTTCTCACGACCTCAACGGCGGCCCCACCGTGGACCCCCTGCCCCAGGCCCGGCACGCCGTGGCCCTGGCCGAGCGGGTGGACTGGGCTCGTCTGGGCCATCGCCGGGTGCTCAACGTCAATTATCCCGCCCGTCCGCTGGATGCGGCCCTGGGCCTGCGCGTCTGCGTGCAGACCAGTGCAGTGTGGAAAAACACCTACCTGGAGCGCAAAGACCCGCGCGGCGCGCCCTATTGGTGGCTGGAAGGCGAAATCCCGCCCGAAACCATCGAACCGCAGTCGGACAAAGACCTGCTCAGCCAGGGCTACATCACCCTGACGCCGCTCTGCTTCGAGTTTACGGACCGCCAGGGCCTGCAGGCCCTGGAAAGCATGAATCTGGACGCGCGATAAGGACTTTTTGCCTGTTTTGGCGGGCCCCGGCGGCTAACCGACCTGTCCCCGCCCGCATACTCTTGTTGCTGCCGCGAACCGGGCGAAAAGCCCGCCGTGTTCACGCGCCCTTTTTGCCGCACGGGGCGCGGGCCATTCCCCTTTGCGCGGATTTGGTGTATGGAAGATCTTGCCCCGCACGGGCTGTGAAGGTATATTCCCGCCCCGCATCGCCAGTAACCCCCGGAGGAAGTCATGCCCCTTACCAGTCCCAAAGAGATGTTTGCCGCAGCCTATGCCGGCGGCTACGCCGTCGGCGCGTTTAACGTCAATAACATGGAAATCATCCAGGGCATCATGGGGGCGGCCGCTTCGGAAAAATCGCCTGTTATTCTGCAGGTTTCTGCAGGTGCGCGCAAGTATGCGGGCCAGGTCTACATCATGAAGCTGGTAGAGGCCGCCCTGCAGGAAGACCCCTCCATTCCCGTGGTGGTGCACCTGGACCACGGCCCCAGCTTTGAAATGTGCCGGGACTGCATTGACGGCGGCTTTACCTCCGTCATGATCGACGGCTCTCACCTGCCCTATGAGGAAAATATCGCCATCACCAAACAGGTGGTGGACTACGCCCACCCCCGCGGCGTGTGGGTGGAAGCCGAGCTGGGCAAGCTGGCCGGCATTGAAGAGCACGTTTCTTCGGCCGAGCACGTCTACACCGACCCGGACGAGGCCGTGGACTTTGTGCGCCGCACGGGCTGCGACTCCCTGGCCGTAGCCATCGGCACCAGCCACGGCGCTTACAAATTCAAGGGCGAAGCCAGGCTGGACTTTGAGCGCCTGCAGACCATCAGCAATAAGCTGCCCGGCTACCCCCTGGTGCTGCACGGGGCTTCCAGCGTGCCGCAGGAGTTTGTGGCCCTTTGCAACAAGTACGGCGGCCAGGTGGGCGGCGCCAAGGGCGTGCCCGAAGATATGCTGCGCAAGGCTGCGGGCATGGGCGTGTGCAAGATCAACGTGGATACGGATATCCGTCTGGCCCTCACCGCCTCCATCCGTCAGTTTCTTACGGAGCACCCGGAGCAGTTCGATCCCAGAGGCTACCTCAAGCCGGCCCGCGACGCTGTGCAGAACATGGTGGCCCACAAAATCCGCAACGTCATGGGGTCGTCCGGCAAGGCCTAGGGCGCGGGGCGTTTTGCCCCGGCCAGGGCCTTTTCGGCCAGACCCCGGTATATAGCAACATCTTCACGCATTAAGGAGCGCCCCATGCCCGTCAAACTGGGACTGAACGGCTTCGGCCGCATCGGCCGGTATCTGCTGCGGCTCATGGCCGACGAACAGGACATGACCATTGCCGCCATCAATGCCCGCGCCGACAACGCGGCTCTGGCCTATCTCTTCAAATATGACTCCACCTACGGCACGTTTGCCGGCAGTGTGGATCACGATGCGGACGGCATCATCGTCAACGGCCGGCATATTGCCGTTACCCGCTGCAAGGCCGGTGAATGGGAATGGGACCGCCTGGGCGTGAGCCTGGCCGTAGAGACTACGGGCACTATCAAGGACCGTGAAGGCCTGAGCAGACACCTGGATCGCGGGGCCAAAAAGGTGGTCATTTCCGCGCCCGGCAAGGATGTGGACGCCATGATCGTCATGGGCGTGAACCACGATATCTACGACGGCGGCAAGCACAAGGTCATCTCTGCCGCCTCTTGCACCACCAACTGTCTGGCCCCGGCGGCCAAGGTGCTGCACGAGCTCTGCGGCATCCGCCACGGGCTCATGACCACCATCCACTCCTACACCATGAGCCAGCGCATTCTGGACGGCTCCCACAAAGACTGGCGTCGCGGCCGCGCGGCGGCGGTTTCCATGGTGCCTTCCAGCACGGGCGCGGCCAAGGCCGTGGGGCAGGTGCTGCCGGAACTGGCGGGCAAGCTCAACGGCATGTCCGTGCGCGTGCCCACCTTTGACTGCTCTCTGGTGGACCTGACCTGCGAGGTGGAGCGCCCCTGCGACGCGGCCGCCGTCAATGCCGCCTTCAAGGCCGCCAGCGCCGGGCCCTTGGGCGCGCATTTCGGCTATTCCGACGAGCCGCTGGTTTCCATCGACTACAAGGGCAGTACCTGTGGCGGCGTGCTGGACGCCCTCTCCACCCAGGTGCTGGACCAGACCATGGTCAAGCTGCTGCTCTGGTACGATAATGAGGCCGGCTTCACCAACCAGCTGCTGCGCCTGCTGCGCATGGTGGCCAAGGACTGCTGAGCCCGTCAGCGTCAAGGATGCCCATGTTCCTTTGCCCTGAAATCCTGTTTGACGCCGGGCGCGTGCCCACACCCTGCTTTGTGCTGGACGCGGACCGCCTGCGCGCCAACGTCGCCGTGCTGGACCAGGTGCAGCAACGCACCGGAGCCAGAATCCTGCTGGCGCTCAAGGGCTTTGCGGCCTGGGCCACCTTTCCGTTGCTGTCGCGATTTAAAGGTACGGGCCCCCTGTGGGGAGCCTGCGCCAGCTCTGTGGACGAGGCCCGCCTGGCGCGGGAGGCGTTTGGCGGGGAGGTGCACGCCTTTGCCGCCGCCTGGAACGCGCGCGAAATGGCCGAGCTGCTCCCCCTCACAGACCACCTGGTGTTCAATTCCACGGCTCAGTGGCGGCAGTTTCGCCCCGCCATTGCCATGCACAATCAGAGCCGCTGTCCGGACCGGCGTATCCAGTGCGGGCTGAGGATCAATCCGGAGCATTCCGAGGGCGCGGCGGCCATCTACGACCCCTGCGCGCCGGGGTCGCGCCTGGGCATCCGGCGCAAAGATTTTGACCCCACGGCTCTGGAGGGCATCTCCGGCCTGCATTTCCATACCCTTTGCGAGCAGAACGCCGACGCCCTGCAGCGCACCTTGGCCGCCGTGGAGGAAAAATTCGGCCCCTGGCTGTCCCAGTGCCGCTGGATCAACATGGGCGGCGGGCACCACATCACCCGGCCGGACTACGACCTGGACCTGCTCTGCCGCCTGCTTACGGACTGGCGGGACCGTTACCAGGCGCAAATCTATCTGGAGCCGGGCGAAGCCGTGGCCCTGAACGCGGGCTGGCTTACAGCCACCGTGCTGGACGTGGTGCAGGCCGACATGCCCGTGGCCATCCTGGATCTGGGCGTGCCTTGCCACATGCCCGACGTGCTGGAAATGCCCTACCGGCCCAATGTGCTTTTTCTGGCCGAAGACGGTTTGCCCTCCCGCGCGGGCCTGCCCGGAAAACAGGCCTGGACCTGCCGCCTGGCGGGCAAATCCTGCCTGGCCGGGGACGTGGCCGGGGAATACTCCTTCAGCGCGCCCTTGCTGCCCGGCCAACGCCTGGCCTTTGAGGATATGGCCATCTACAGCATGGTCAAAACCACCACCTTCAACGGCCTGCGCCTGCCCTCCATCGGTATTTGCGAAGCTGATGCCGCGGGCGGCCAGGGCTTTCGTCTGCTGCGCCAGTTCGGCTACGAAGATTTTAAAGGCAGATTGTCGTAATGCCCAAACTCCCCACAGAACGCCGCAGGGCACGGTTGCTCCAGGTGCTGGCCCACCGGCAGGACGATCTTACCCTGGTGCTGGCCAATATTCACGACCCGCACAATGTTTCGGCCATCTACCGTTCCTGCGACGCCTTTGGGGTCAGCCGCGTGCACCTCTACTATACGGATACCCCTTTTCCTGTACTGGGGCGCAAAACCTCGGCCTCAGCCCGCAAATGGGTAGAAAGTTCCCGCCACAAAAATGCTGCAGATCTCTTCAACGGCCTCAGCGCCCAGGGCATGCAGATTCTGGCCACCTCCTGCGAGCCTGGGGCCCGCCCTCTGCGCCAGTGGGACTTCACCCAGCCCACGGCCGTCATCATGGGCAACGAGCACAGCGGCGTGGCCCCGGACCTGCTGCGCCAGGCCCACGGGTCGCTCTACATCCCCATGTACGGCATGATCCAGAGCTTCAACGTCTCCGTGGCCGCCGCCATTATTCTGGCCGAGGCCGCCCGCCAGCGCGAGGCCGCGGGCTTCTACGCCGCGCCCCGCGTGAGCGAGGGGGCCCTGGAAGCCCGCTTGAACGCCTGGCTGGAAAAATAGCTCGCCGCACATAAGAATTTTGCGCAGCCAACAATATTGCGGACCCCAAACCAGCGCTGTTGGGGGCTGGAACGCAGATTGCCTTTGAGAAGAATGCCTTCTCAAAGGCAATCTGCGTTGCGCGCGGGGAAAGCGCTGCGGCCGCAAAAACGCGGGTCAGGCTGCGCTTGCGGCTCCGGGGCGGGCGTCTGCTTACGCAGAGCCGCTAGGGCAGTTAGCGAATGAAATGAGCTAACTGCTCTGCAAGGATTTTCTTGAAAATCCTTGCCACAAAATGCGAGAAGGCAGGCTTTTGCCTGCCGTAAGCGAGCATTTCAAGTGTTAAATGCTCTAGGGCAGGACAACGCTGCAAGGCCCTAAGCGTCGGCAGTGTTGTCGGCGTCTGGGTGTTTTTCAAGGTTTTCCTGGATGCAGCGCAGCACATAGGTATTTTTTTCCATGCTCAGGACCACAAGAAACATGGTGAAAAAGATAAAAACGCCCAATGCGATCGCTGCCGTGTAAAAGACCACGCCGGACTGCGCTTTTTTGAGCATGACCTGTTCCCTTTCCTGGGCGATGCTCCTGCGCTGCGCGGCAATACTGCTGTCAATCTGTGCAAAATAATCGTCCAGAAAAAGCGCCCAGGTGATGTAGTCCGGGGCGGTCTGCGGCAAGGCCCGGATGCGATCCGCATCGGCTTCAAGGGCCTTGGCCTCCACGTCAAGCTGCGCCAGCAGACTGCTGACGCTGAAATGTGCGGTGTACTGCGTGGCGGCTTTATAAATGCGAAAGCGAAGTTTGTTGCCGGGAGAGAGCTGCTGCGCCTTGTTGGCAAAGCTGACGATGGATTTTTCAATGCTGTTCAGGACGTCCAGGTATTCTGCGGGAATAGCTTCAGGATTGGCGGGCGGGGTCTTGTCCCCCTGAGGGGTGGCGGGAGCCTGCTGTTGGGCCTTTGCCTGCTCCACAGCGGCCTTGGCCTGGGCCCTTTCGCGCTTGAGTCGTTCATAGGAAGGCGTGGGCTGCGTAAACCTTTCTTGCGGGCTGGCATTGTGCAGGTACAGGCCGTAAAGGCCAAGCCCAAAGGCGGTGACAAGACTTATTGAAGTAACAACAAAGAAAAAAAACTGACTGATTTTAAAAAACTTGCGTTCCACAGGCGTTTTCATCGGCGCACTTCCCCTTGCGGCGGTATCAGAAGTTTCTGAGCTGGACTGCCAACTTTGCAGCGAAAAAGACAGGTCTACTGGGAACTACTTCAACGGGCTGAAATCAGCTCCATTTTTCTGAAGCCTTGATTTGATCCAGCAACAGATTTGCTTCACGTTTTTTGTCTGCCTGGGCGAGATGCCGCAGCGAAGCGGCCAGCAATTCTTTCGCCTTGTCGTACTGCCGCCTTTCCATGTGGATTTTAGCCAGGTAAAAATAACAATTGGCGCGTGTTTCCCGGGGCAGAGCCTCGCTCTGCACGGCTTTGGACAAATCTTCAAAGGCCCCGTCAGGCTGGTGCGCCAGGAAGCGTGCGGCCCCGCGTCGGGCATAAAATACAGGAACGGAGGGGTCCAGGGATATGGCTTTATCCATGTCTGCCAGGGCCTTTTCCATCTGGCCCGATTCTCGGTAGGCCAAACCACGCAGGCTGTAGGCCCCGGCATTGATGGGCGTTACGGCAATGGCTTTGTCCAGGGATTTGACGGCGTTTTCATACTGCTGCGCCTGGAAGTAGAGGATGCCGAGTTTTTCGTGATAGCGGCCGTTGTCGGGAGCCAGTTCGGCGGCTTTGGCGCAATAGGTGATGGCTTCCTGCGGATTCTTCTCGGCGAGGCTGTAGAGGTAATAGGCCATGGCCTTGTATTCGTTGCTGGTATGCACGTCGTTGATGACGGCTTTGACCAGGTCTCTGGCCCTTTCGGGCTGGCCTCTTTCCAGCGCTTTTACCGCCGCATTGAGCTCGTCTATAGCATCGGCAAAACAGGGTGAAACCGGCGCAAGAAGCAAACAAAGAAGAAGGAACCCTCTGAGCATGGCATTCTCCGGTAGTGTTGCGGTAATGGGCACAAATATATAATACTATATTTATAATTGCAATATTTTTATATAAAAATAATTAATAAAATAATTTTATGCAGTTAAAGTTTTAATTGGCGTGGGTGTCCGGGGCGGCAAAACCCGGCAGAAGGGGGGATGTGTGCCTGTAAGGCCTGCGGCGCGACAGGCGGCACGGCAGCCCGTCAGGCAAACGGCCTGCCCGTTCGGGGCAGGCCGTTTGCCTTCCTGGGGAAGATTTTTGAAGGATGCGGGCGCCTGGGGTCAGGGAGCTTTTGTGCAAACGCCCTGCCCCTGACAGCTAGGCTTCCTGTCCGTTCTGGAGGCGTGTGAAAAAGGTTTTGCCTTCGTCCGTGCCAAGAATGGTCTGGAGGGCGGCGATCACCTGTGGGTCGTAGCTGGGCGGCGTGGTTTTGAGCAGCTTGAGGGCCGCGTCCACGGGCAAGGCGGTGCGGTAGGAGCGGGGACGGACCAGGGCGCAGAAGGTATTGGCCACGGCCAGGATGCGGGCGTTGGGGCAGATGTTCTCGCCCTGGAGGTGGTCGGGATAGCCGGAGCCGTCCAGGCGTTCGTGCATCTGGGTCATGGCTTCCAGCACGGGCAGGCCAAAGTCAATGCCGGCCAGGGCTTCGCGGGCGTAGTCCACGTGGCGTTCCAGCTGGGCTCGTTCGTCGGGGGTGAGGCTGCCGGACTTGGTAAGCAGCTCTTTGGGCAGCTGGATCATGCCCAGTTGGGAGAGCTTGGCGGCGGTGCGCAGGGTGGCCAGGGTTTCCGGGTCGTCGCGGCCCAGCTGGCGAGCCAGGAGGACGGCCAGCTGGGCGGTGAAGTCGGAATGTCCGCGCAGGTAGGCGTCCACGGCCTCGATGGCGCGCACAAAGGCGTTGACGGCCTGCGTGACCATAAGCTGGGCGCGTTGCTGGGCCAGGGCCAGCTCGGTCATGTCGCTGTAGACGGAAACCACGCCGGTGATGCGGCTCTGTTCGTCGCGGAAAGGCGTGCAGGAGGTCAAAAAGTAGCGGGTCTGCCCCCGGATAGGCAGGGTTTCGGTAAAGCTGGAAAGGCTTTGCGTCTGGTAGACGGCCAGGGTGTGGGTGACCAGGCTGCGGGCCAGGTCCGGACCCAGGTCGGTGTGGGCCATGCCGGGCAGCTGTTCGGCGGGCAGACCTGTCATGCGGGCAAAGCCTTGGTTGGCGTAGAAGAGGCGGCCGTTAAAGTCGTTGAGCACAATACCGGCGGAAAGGGCGGAATTGACGCCGTCCATAATCTGTTTCTGCTGGTTGACCACGCGGTAGAGGCGGCGCAGCTGGTCGGCCACGGCGCGTTCGTTGCGGCCTACCAACCACCACCAGAGGGCAGCCAGCATGATGCCTGCCAGGGCCGTGAACACCAGGGAGGCCAGCAGGGCGTTTTTACGGATATGCGCGTACTGGGCCTCCAACTCCGGAGCGGGCACGCCCTGGGCCACCAGCCAGGGCAGGCCGGGTACGGGTTCTGCCAGACAGTAGCTCTGCCGCCAGTGTTCGGGCAGGGCGTTGTCTTCGCGCATGGCCGGGGGCAGGCGGCCGTTTTCCAGCTGCCAGCCGGGCAGGTTGTGGGGGCCGGTTTGGGGGTCCAGGCGTTGCAGGCTGTTGCCGAGGGCCTGCAGGATGGCCGATTCGCCAGTATGGGAAACGGCCTTGACCACGGGCGATACGTTGGCGCTGAGCAGCAGCACGGCGGGCACGCCGACGCCGGAAGCGTCCATGTAGAGGGGGGTGAACACGGGGTAGGCCATGTCCATGACCAGCAGGCCGTC
This sequence is a window from Desulfovibrio legallii. Protein-coding genes within it:
- a CDS encoding DUF134 domain-containing protein, whose product is MARPCHCRRVSGLPKARYFKPRGVPMTELEEAVLTLDGLEALRLADQEGLNMDAAAARMGVSRHTFGRLLRRARQCVAGALVHSQALRIEGGVCAVGGAEEEEATPPTDGLLAAVPSQAPGGLAAAPEPHFGRCTTFTLARVHNGVVGEVRVRAGLHHEQGDCAAVVQALRDMGVGAVLAGGLGLRPLRELQTAGMAVYHHAGLPSVADCLKAFAAGELALFGEGQICQAGKL
- a CDS encoding histone deacetylase family protein, whose product is MTESALQASAPLQAVQRLGVVFFPAFDWAIAPTHPEREERLLYTRDQLLEEGLFDIPGITEYRPDFATREQLARVHFCLPSVGAVSTDSHLASAGGAIRAARLVLEGHEDRAFALVRPPGHHAMRVVHGNRGFCNINNEAVMVEYIRDHYPRPDGRPLRIAIVDTDVHHGDGSQDIFWNDPHTLFISLHQDGRTLYPGTGFPRECGGPGALGRTINIPLPPETSDEGYLYAITHAVLPMLEDFQPDLIINSAGQDNHFTDPLANMKLSAQGYAALNAALKPHIAVLEGGYAIRGALPYVNLGICLALAGLPATDIREPGWTPEATRQRPEVGEYIARLCEQVRDVYFHPPKQPTEGQAQDGWWTRAKHIFYDTDMLREQQRESWRLCPDCSGLGRWETSSERVARSLCLLAPRHACPHCRTLGRELADKARKSGRYAHVLLLEGDSPHGATEFGV
- the tmk gene encoding dTMP kinase gives rise to the protein MFISFEGIEGAGKSTVMEALAAYLADHGLDPVLTREPGGCNLGRSLRSILLDGRTRGLSSRAELFLFLADRAQHVAEIVRPALEAGQIVLCDRYTDSTLAYQGYGRGLDTEYLRRLNDAATGGLAPDLTLLLDLPVRCGLGRAGERNRIKGLVVSEGRFDSESLDFHERVRTGYRALAEEEPERFAIIDAAQPPEDVALQCRSALETHLGRRGRGLD
- a CDS encoding 3'-5' exoribonuclease YhaM family protein, producing the protein MEKGCYVKDITPPGEARGLFAVSQAVQGQSRNGPYWRLTLADASGALEAKIWHPLSAAFNAIPVGTLVWAEGRAGLYRDQVQLSVEQLRLLTPEECAAVDQAALLPASPYPLDDMLDQLTNLCKAEFVYPAWRKLALGFLHHADLRARFRVCPAAKSVHHAYVGGLLEHTLGVFTLCRRIADQYPELDRQTLLAGALFHDVGKIREFSGGVANDYTTEGRLLGHLMLGLEMLSPLLAKSGLDAALQEHFKHLVLSHHGTLEFGAVRLPQTPEALALHYADNLDAKMAQCRGLFAQLGETGQDWTPWQATLSRPLYRAAHTPQPAAKKTTPPRTAPQKVVKEECLSLLKA
- the surE gene encoding 5'/3'-nucleotidase SurE, producing the protein MKVLLTNDDGIRAPGLRALYAALREAGHTVWVVAPMRQQSGVGHSLTVFEPVRSMDIVEPDFTGTGIFGTPTDCVKLALGRLLPERPDMVISGINAGPNVGPDILYSGTVGAATEAAHEDLPSMAVSHDLNGGPTVDPLPQARHAVALAERVDWARLGHRRVLNVNYPARPLDAALGLRVCVQTSAVWKNTYLERKDPRGAPYWWLEGEIPPETIEPQSDKDLLSQGYITLTPLCFEFTDRQGLQALESMNLDAR
- the fba gene encoding class II fructose-1,6-bisphosphate aldolase — protein: MPLTSPKEMFAAAYAGGYAVGAFNVNNMEIIQGIMGAAASEKSPVILQVSAGARKYAGQVYIMKLVEAALQEDPSIPVVVHLDHGPSFEMCRDCIDGGFTSVMIDGSHLPYEENIAITKQVVDYAHPRGVWVEAELGKLAGIEEHVSSAEHVYTDPDEAVDFVRRTGCDSLAVAIGTSHGAYKFKGEARLDFERLQTISNKLPGYPLVLHGASSVPQEFVALCNKYGGQVGGAKGVPEDMLRKAAGMGVCKINVDTDIRLALTASIRQFLTEHPEQFDPRGYLKPARDAVQNMVAHKIRNVMGSSGKA
- the gap gene encoding type I glyceraldehyde-3-phosphate dehydrogenase, with product MPVKLGLNGFGRIGRYLLRLMADEQDMTIAAINARADNAALAYLFKYDSTYGTFAGSVDHDADGIIVNGRHIAVTRCKAGEWEWDRLGVSLAVETTGTIKDREGLSRHLDRGAKKVVISAPGKDVDAMIVMGVNHDIYDGGKHKVISAASCTTNCLAPAAKVLHELCGIRHGLMTTIHSYTMSQRILDGSHKDWRRGRAAAVSMVPSSTGAAKAVGQVLPELAGKLNGMSVRVPTFDCSLVDLTCEVERPCDAAAVNAAFKAASAGPLGAHFGYSDEPLVSIDYKGSTCGGVLDALSTQVLDQTMVKLLLWYDNEAGFTNQLLRLLRMVAKDC